Proteins encoded together in one Thermococcus gammatolerans EJ3 window:
- a CDS encoding NAD(P)/FAD-dependent oxidoreductase: MVSGNGSGRFYDVVIIGAGPAGLFAAYELAEKSDLSVLVIDEGGDVKQRVCPMFELGYCVECKPCHIMSGVGGAGGLSDGTINLRPDIGGDLSELTNDENYAWQLVWEVDQIFLKHKAPRNLYKGDPEQVRYWEQKAAQAGVKFVPIIQRHIGSDRTPEVIDDIKRHLESKGVKFLLWTKALEFGQGWVKVRRGKEVFEIKARYIIVAPGRGGADWFHEVAQRIGLKARHGPIDVGVRVEVPAIVMEPITSINHDPKFHIYTDTYDDFVRTFCTNPNGFVVEERYDGYVGVNGHSMHEKKSNNTNFAFLSRIELTEPVEDTTAYGKSIAQLATTIGGGKPLIQRLGDLRRGRRSTWARIRRSDVEPTLRNVTPGDIAMALPHRVVTNIIEGLEKLDRVLPGVASDHTLLYAPEIKYYAMKVEVDENLETSIEGIFAAGDGAGLSRDIVNAAATGLLAARGILKKEGLHTEKDFRKPGNWRKIIEELP, encoded by the coding sequence ATGGTCTCCGGGAACGGAAGCGGAAGGTTCTACGATGTTGTGATTATCGGAGCAGGTCCCGCAGGACTTTTCGCGGCCTACGAGCTGGCTGAAAAGAGCGACCTGAGCGTTCTCGTCATTGACGAGGGCGGAGACGTAAAACAGAGAGTTTGCCCCATGTTCGAGCTCGGTTATTGCGTCGAGTGTAAACCCTGTCACATAATGAGCGGTGTTGGAGGAGCTGGCGGATTAAGCGACGGCACGATAAACCTCCGCCCGGACATCGGAGGCGATCTGAGCGAGCTGACAAACGACGAGAACTACGCCTGGCAGCTCGTCTGGGAGGTCGACCAGATTTTTCTAAAGCATAAAGCACCGAGGAACCTCTACAAGGGCGACCCCGAGCAGGTTAGATACTGGGAGCAGAAGGCGGCGCAGGCGGGAGTTAAGTTCGTCCCGATAATCCAGAGGCACATAGGCTCGGACAGGACGCCCGAGGTTATAGACGACATAAAGAGGCACCTTGAGAGCAAAGGAGTTAAGTTCCTCCTCTGGACGAAGGCTTTGGAGTTCGGCCAGGGCTGGGTGAAGGTTAGGCGCGGAAAGGAGGTCTTCGAGATTAAAGCCCGCTACATCATAGTCGCTCCCGGGAGGGGTGGAGCCGACTGGTTCCACGAGGTGGCCCAGAGGATAGGGCTTAAAGCCCGTCACGGCCCGATTGACGTTGGCGTCCGCGTTGAGGTTCCGGCCATAGTCATGGAGCCCATAACGAGCATAAACCACGACCCCAAGTTCCACATCTACACCGACACCTACGATGACTTCGTTAGAACCTTCTGCACCAACCCGAACGGCTTCGTAGTCGAGGAGCGCTACGACGGCTACGTTGGAGTAAACGGACACTCGATGCACGAGAAGAAGAGCAACAACACCAACTTCGCCTTCCTGAGCAGGATAGAGCTCACCGAGCCGGTCGAGGACACAACGGCATACGGCAAGAGCATAGCTCAGCTAGCAACAACGATAGGCGGTGGAAAGCCCCTTATTCAGCGCCTCGGCGACCTGAGGAGGGGCAGGAGGAGCACGTGGGCGAGGATAAGGAGGAGCGACGTCGAGCCGACGCTGAGGAACGTGACGCCGGGAGACATAGCGATGGCCCTGCCCCACCGCGTTGTTACCAACATAATCGAGGGCCTTGAGAAGCTTGACAGGGTTCTGCCCGGCGTTGCCAGCGACCACACTCTCCTCTACGCGCCGGAAATCAAGTACTACGCCATGAAGGTCGAGGTGGACGAGAACCTTGAGACCAGTATCGAGGGAATCTTTGCGGCAGGAGATGGAGCCGGCCTGAGCAGGGACATAGTCAACGCCGCCGCGACAGGTTTGCTCGCCGCTCGCGGGATACTCAAGAAGGAAGGCCTCCACACGGAGAAGGACTTCAGGAAGCCCGGGAACTGGCGTAAAATAATCGAGGAACTGCCGTAA
- a CDS encoding protein translocase subunit SecF translates to MGTKKQKTKKKPSDEILETKRKRLSFLVRMEPRKMVLYPLVVFLVAALILAVHFPEKGIDLKGGVVVTVYHVSASPDELASYVKEKTGIDVRAEEFKDPITGLSGIRIYAPAKTAPSKIADEISNAIRLKYKDADVTPRVVDPTFGKIAQKQGIKAVIYAFIGMAIVVFLFFRDPVPSGTIIFSAFSDMVIALATMGILGIELTTATIAALLMLIGYTVDSNILLTTRLLRRKEDTIEDAYLSAVSTGFTMSTTTLGALFILWLVSTSEVIDSITIVLIFGLLADFMNTWIFNAGVLRWYIASPLKFSIKLRRGK, encoded by the coding sequence ATGGGAACCAAGAAACAGAAAACTAAGAAGAAACCTTCCGACGAAATACTTGAAACCAAGCGGAAGCGGCTCTCCTTCCTTGTGAGGATGGAACCGCGAAAAATGGTCCTCTATCCGCTCGTCGTGTTTTTAGTGGCGGCTTTGATTCTGGCCGTTCACTTCCCAGAGAAGGGCATAGACCTGAAGGGTGGTGTTGTCGTAACCGTCTACCACGTTTCCGCATCCCCTGATGAGCTTGCGAGCTACGTTAAGGAGAAAACGGGGATAGATGTTAGAGCCGAGGAGTTCAAAGACCCGATAACGGGTCTGTCTGGAATAAGAATTTACGCTCCCGCAAAAACCGCTCCAAGTAAGATCGCAGACGAGATTTCAAATGCCATACGGCTGAAATACAAGGACGCCGACGTAACGCCCAGAGTCGTTGACCCGACCTTCGGGAAGATAGCACAGAAACAGGGAATCAAAGCGGTCATATACGCGTTTATTGGAATGGCGATAGTTGTCTTCCTGTTCTTCCGCGATCCCGTTCCATCGGGCACGATAATATTCTCGGCCTTCTCGGACATGGTCATAGCCCTCGCGACAATGGGTATCCTGGGTATAGAGCTCACCACCGCTACGATAGCGGCGTTGCTGATGCTCATCGGTTATACTGTCGACAGCAACATCCTCCTGACAACCCGGCTGCTCAGGAGAAAGGAGGACACAATCGAAGATGCCTACCTCTCCGCCGTTTCAACAGGGTTCACGATGAGCACGACCACACTGGGTGCACTCTTCATCCTGTGGCTCGTTTCGACCTCCGAGGTCATCGACAGCATAACCATCGTTCTCATCTTCGGTCTTCTCGCGGACTTCATGAACACTTGGATTTTCAACGCCGGTGTCCTGAGGTGGTACATAGCCAGTCCCCTCAAGTTTAGCATAAAGCTCAGGAGGGGTAAATGA
- a CDS encoding DUF3201 domain-containing protein, which produces MKVKEIHEFLNRLWDDIFTLNDELKAELTGKGFKVEDVEEVFGAYIFLDGEWVRMDYPHPAFEIKPQIEVGATPESYYFVVAVPKERISEGFLSLFLELFPRSFIYGSENFLSDVYNWRRDGRVSPREVLERIEGSEEKVFQFEANFGSVEALKKGLERLIDVGREWEIFDL; this is translated from the coding sequence ATGAAGGTTAAGGAAATTCACGAGTTTCTCAACAGGCTATGGGACGACATATTCACGCTCAACGATGAACTCAAAGCCGAGCTGACGGGGAAGGGCTTCAAGGTGGAAGATGTAGAGGAGGTCTTTGGAGCCTACATATTCCTCGACGGCGAGTGGGTCAGAATGGACTACCCCCACCCGGCCTTTGAGATAAAGCCTCAAATTGAGGTCGGGGCGACGCCTGAGAGTTACTACTTCGTCGTTGCCGTTCCAAAGGAGAGGATAAGCGAGGGGTTCCTTAGCCTGTTCCTTGAACTCTTCCCAAGGAGCTTCATCTATGGGAGCGAGAACTTCCTGAGCGACGTCTACAACTGGAGGCGCGACGGAAGGGTCTCGCCGAGGGAAGTCCTTGAGAGGATTGAGGGGAGCGAGGAGAAGGTCTTCCAGTTTGAGGCGAACTTTGGAAGTGTAGAAGCGCTCAAAAAAGGCCTTGAGAGGCTGATTGACGTTGGAAGGGAATGGGAAATCTTCGACCTTTGA
- a CDS encoding RsmB/NOP family class I SAM-dependent RNA methyltransferase, which yields MEGNGKSSTFEAFPAELREYYRELFGSEAEEIMASLRTPVEKYYIRVNTLKTSRDKLMRILRREGLKPKRSPYLKEGIYFEREGPNFPDDYEPGVKVVRANKFASESVYQGANLYAPGVLQADKSIRPGDEVEIRDPRGLLVGIGIAKMSAKEMVVSMRGLAVEVTLPKFRLPSLSELQSFKEGLFYAQSLPSMVVAHVLEPSEEELIIDMAAAPGGKTSHIAQLLQNRGEIIAIDKSRNRLRKMEEELKRLGVKNVRLIRMDARKLPELGLQADKILLDAPCTALGIRPKLWESRTPKDIIATARYQRAFIWAAIKSLRRGGVLVYSTCTLSYEENEANVKFMLEKGLKLEEQAVFIGSEGIGLENVQRFYPNRHLTQGFFIAKLRKV from the coding sequence TTGGAAGGGAATGGGAAATCTTCGACCTTTGAGGCATTTCCGGCGGAGCTCAGGGAGTACTACAGGGAACTCTTCGGGAGTGAGGCAGAGGAGATAATGGCATCGCTCAGAACGCCGGTTGAGAAGTACTACATTCGGGTGAACACCCTAAAGACGAGCAGGGACAAGCTGATGCGAATCCTCAGGCGGGAGGGACTAAAGCCGAAGAGGAGCCCCTACCTCAAGGAGGGCATATACTTCGAGAGGGAAGGCCCCAACTTTCCAGACGACTACGAGCCCGGGGTGAAGGTCGTGAGAGCCAACAAGTTCGCGAGCGAGAGCGTCTACCAGGGGGCGAACCTCTACGCGCCGGGAGTCCTTCAGGCAGACAAGAGCATAAGGCCCGGCGACGAGGTCGAGATTAGAGACCCGAGGGGCCTGCTCGTCGGAATCGGGATTGCTAAAATGAGCGCCAAGGAGATGGTAGTTTCGATGAGGGGTTTGGCCGTTGAGGTTACCCTGCCAAAGTTCAGACTCCCAAGTTTAAGTGAACTCCAGAGCTTCAAGGAGGGCCTGTTCTACGCCCAGAGCTTACCGTCTATGGTGGTCGCCCACGTCCTCGAGCCGAGCGAGGAGGAGCTGATAATCGACATGGCGGCCGCTCCCGGCGGAAAGACGAGCCACATAGCGCAACTGCTCCAGAACAGGGGCGAGATAATCGCGATTGACAAGTCGAGGAACAGGCTGAGGAAGATGGAGGAAGAGCTAAAAAGACTCGGCGTCAAGAACGTCAGGCTCATCAGGATGGACGCGAGGAAACTGCCTGAACTCGGGCTTCAGGCCGATAAGATACTCCTCGACGCCCCTTGCACCGCTTTAGGAATAAGGCCGAAGCTCTGGGAGAGCAGGACGCCGAAGGACATAATCGCAACCGCCCGCTACCAGAGGGCCTTCATCTGGGCGGCTATAAAATCTCTAAGGAGAGGGGGAGTTCTGGTTTACTCGACATGCACGCTGAGCTACGAGGAGAACGAGGCCAACGTGAAGTTCATGCTTGAGAAGGGGCTAAAGCTGGAGGAGCAGGCCGTTTTCATAGGCTCCGAAGGAATCGGACTTGAGAATGTTCAGCGCTTCTACCCCAACAGGCACTTGACCCAGGGCTTCTTCATAGCAAAGCTCAGGAAGGTGTGA
- the speD gene encoding adenosylmethionine decarboxylase codes for METIGFHYVVEAAGCDPEILGNADRIREIFLEAAKVGNMEVKSSYFFKFSPTGVSGVVIVAESHISVHTWPEKGYAALDVYTCGTKAEPEKAVDYILEKFRAKYAHVSEIKRGIEEDDDTFTHMIMTWEESLRKNGNGKG; via the coding sequence ATTGAGACCATCGGGTTCCACTACGTTGTTGAGGCCGCCGGTTGCGATCCTGAGATCCTCGGTAACGCTGACAGGATTAGGGAGATATTCCTCGAAGCGGCGAAGGTCGGCAACATGGAGGTCAAATCCAGCTATTTCTTTAAGTTCTCACCTACAGGCGTCAGTGGCGTTGTCATCGTTGCAGAAAGTCACATATCAGTTCACACATGGCCGGAGAAGGGCTACGCAGCTCTTGATGTTTACACCTGCGGAACCAAGGCTGAGCCCGAGAAGGCCGTTGACTACATACTCGAGAAGTTCAGGGCCAAGTACGCCCACGTCTCCGAGATAAAGCGCGGGATAGAAGAAGACGACGACACGTTCACCCACATGATAATGACCTGGGAGGAGAGCCTCAGAAAGAATGGAAACGGAAAGGGATAA
- a CDS encoding potassium channel family protein encodes MFVVIMGAGRVGYLVAKMLEEDGHDVTVIELDRRRAQDLSLEINGLVIMGDATDPKTLEEANIKQAHAFAALTGKDDANILACILAKNLNPNVYTALRISNPKNKRIFERVEDLKKYFNFIISPEEIAAEYISRNISTPGFDRVLFPREGAEIVRFEITPQSWVAGKTVRELNLPKDALIVAVYDKKGNLIIPSGDTKLPEEGSLIVFAKTGALDEVKELFERVGKKD; translated from the coding sequence ATGTTCGTTGTGATAATGGGCGCCGGGAGGGTCGGCTATCTTGTGGCCAAGATGCTTGAGGAGGACGGCCACGACGTTACCGTTATTGAACTCGATCGGCGAAGGGCCCAGGATCTCTCCCTTGAGATAAACGGTCTGGTGATAATGGGCGATGCCACCGACCCCAAAACCCTTGAGGAGGCCAACATAAAGCAGGCCCACGCATTCGCCGCCCTCACGGGGAAAGACGACGCCAACATACTCGCCTGCATACTCGCCAAGAACCTCAACCCCAACGTCTATACTGCCCTGAGGATAAGCAACCCCAAGAACAAGAGGATCTTCGAGAGGGTTGAGGATCTCAAGAAGTATTTCAACTTTATAATCTCACCCGAGGAAATAGCGGCGGAGTACATCTCACGCAACATTTCAACCCCCGGTTTTGACAGGGTTCTTTTCCCGAGGGAAGGGGCCGAGATAGTTCGCTTTGAGATAACTCCCCAGAGCTGGGTCGCTGGGAAAACCGTCAGGGAACTCAACCTCCCAAAGGATGCTCTCATCGTTGCCGTCTACGACAAAAAGGGCAACCTCATAATACCCTCCGGCGATACCAAGCTTCCCGAGGAAGGTTCGCTCATAGTTTTTGCCAAAACCGGGGCCCTTGACGAGGTGAAAGAGCTCTTTGAGAGGGTGGGGAAAAAGGATTAA
- a CDS encoding preprotein translocase subunit SecD has product MARKKGVKALLLNWRVLLLILFLIGSVVSMSIKGLTYGIDIGGGVALIAEPEKPVSKDTLNGIITSLQNRLNTFGVKDITIEAQHDPETGQSLIVVKIANVTLDEANQIKDLIESQGVLYMEFNGVIFATGTDVTVHSSDYGLDLQECPTCWYVGFELSGKAQNKFKKIAAGKLGWPIDIYLDPPVNSLLVVSPRVYQEMNSGDFMGAPSEGTPKPLVERLKEAFNITVVEYSNQTAEDIVENATALGKDKIILADVPEELYNDVRELVLSKDLKLRVSHYTPQQGEDLKDFVKRILNLYGPYVLKFDPAKGETTRLKLSGSAPTKEEALQEARKIYSVLRSGSLAVKLHVVSEEYISPTLGASFKKQAIIAGIGALIAVLLIVYFHYRRWRIAIPVASTSLFEVIIILGIAALIRWNLDLPSIAGIIAAIGTGVDQQIVITDELLGGTAGRVTRRMSALRRMARAFFIIFASAATTIVAMSFLLVYFVGTLKGFAVTTILGVLIGVLVTRPAYAEIAKYLLSLE; this is encoded by the coding sequence ATGGCCCGTAAAAAAGGCGTTAAAGCCCTGCTCCTTAACTGGAGGGTTCTCCTTCTCATACTGTTCCTCATTGGTTCGGTAGTTTCCATGTCAATCAAGGGATTGACGTACGGTATCGATATAGGTGGAGGAGTTGCACTCATAGCCGAACCCGAAAAACCCGTCAGCAAAGACACCTTAAACGGCATAATAACCTCCCTCCAGAACAGGCTTAACACGTTCGGTGTCAAGGACATAACGATTGAGGCCCAGCACGATCCAGAGACGGGGCAGAGTTTAATCGTCGTCAAGATCGCCAACGTCACTCTGGATGAAGCCAATCAGATAAAGGATCTCATTGAGAGTCAGGGTGTTCTCTACATGGAATTCAACGGGGTTATCTTTGCGACCGGTACCGACGTTACGGTTCACTCAAGCGACTACGGTCTGGATCTTCAGGAATGTCCGACCTGCTGGTACGTAGGGTTTGAGCTGTCCGGAAAGGCACAGAACAAGTTCAAGAAAATCGCGGCTGGTAAGTTGGGGTGGCCCATTGACATTTACCTTGACCCGCCGGTGAACTCGCTCCTGGTTGTTTCACCAAGGGTTTACCAGGAAATGAACTCCGGGGACTTCATGGGAGCACCAAGCGAAGGAACACCAAAACCCCTCGTTGAGAGGCTTAAGGAGGCCTTCAACATTACCGTCGTGGAGTACTCCAACCAGACCGCTGAGGACATCGTTGAGAACGCTACTGCCCTGGGCAAGGACAAGATCATCCTCGCAGACGTTCCGGAAGAACTCTACAACGATGTTAGGGAGTTGGTACTCTCCAAGGATCTAAAGTTGAGGGTTTCCCATTACACCCCCCAGCAGGGTGAGGATCTGAAAGACTTCGTCAAAAGAATCCTCAACCTCTACGGACCATACGTACTAAAGTTCGACCCGGCGAAAGGTGAAACGACGAGACTTAAACTCAGCGGGAGTGCCCCCACGAAGGAGGAAGCCCTCCAGGAGGCTAGGAAGATATACAGTGTCCTGAGGAGCGGTTCCCTCGCCGTTAAGCTCCACGTGGTCAGTGAGGAGTACATCTCACCAACTCTCGGTGCCAGCTTCAAGAAGCAAGCGATTATAGCGGGGATCGGCGCGCTGATCGCGGTTCTCCTCATAGTCTATTTCCACTACAGGCGCTGGAGGATAGCGATACCCGTTGCGAGCACCAGCCTCTTTGAGGTGATCATAATCCTCGGTATAGCCGCCCTCATACGCTGGAACCTCGACCTTCCGAGTATAGCCGGTATCATAGCCGCGATCGGTACCGGTGTTGATCAGCAGATCGTTATTACCGACGAACTCCTTGGGGGAACGGCAGGCAGAGTAACCAGGAGGATGAGTGCCCTCAGGAGAATGGCAAGGGCATTCTTCATTATCTTTGCTTCGGCTGCAACTACGATAGTGGCCATGAGCTTCCTGCTGGTTTACTTCGTTGGAACGCTCAAGGGCTTCGCCGTGACCACAATCCTTGGTGTCCTCATCGGAGTCCTCGTCACGAGGCCAGCCTACGCGGAGATAGCCAAGTATCTGCTCTCGCTTGAGTGA
- a CDS encoding LEA type 2 family protein codes for MGIIGKVIGAVFILLIIWGGYIAYALNNASPKVSVAWGEVTEEKTEIIINASIGKPLLVPVSIDELRFLFMGMQIGRLGEFNYSPFGTRIQASLEMDNEKIVDAILKYFEKGERGNLTVVIKPKMLFLSKEVEVSQEINEKVLEKIHLKAQSQNIAGLSIIKTPELKDTVVRYLGREGNKAVFMTDLVLYNPNPYPLPILKTNYKVWVNGLKLGEGESLKTTVIPAGGTVKLPVKTYVLVSNIPKAWEMHVRNNETSIVRAEVFLRLQISVPGFSGTKDVTLKTIDQTVKTDIMGEINRALSEV; via the coding sequence ATGGGAATAATCGGGAAGGTAATTGGGGCGGTCTTCATACTCCTCATTATCTGGGGCGGATACATTGCATACGCCCTGAACAACGCATCCCCCAAGGTTTCGGTGGCGTGGGGCGAGGTAACTGAGGAAAAAACGGAGATCATAATAAACGCGAGCATTGGAAAGCCCCTGCTGGTTCCCGTTAGTATCGATGAGCTGAGGTTTCTGTTCATGGGCATGCAGATCGGAAGACTCGGTGAATTCAATTACTCCCCCTTCGGAACCAGGATTCAGGCCAGCCTTGAAATGGATAATGAGAAGATCGTAGACGCGATCCTGAAGTACTTTGAAAAAGGAGAAAGGGGGAACCTAACGGTTGTGATCAAGCCAAAGATGCTGTTTCTCTCCAAGGAGGTTGAGGTCAGCCAGGAAATAAACGAGAAAGTTCTCGAAAAGATCCACCTGAAAGCCCAAAGCCAAAACATAGCGGGGCTTTCGATCATCAAGACCCCAGAGCTGAAGGACACAGTGGTAAGGTACCTGGGAAGGGAGGGCAACAAAGCCGTCTTTATGACGGATCTCGTTCTCTACAACCCCAACCCGTACCCATTGCCAATACTTAAAACGAACTATAAGGTGTGGGTGAACGGCCTAAAGCTTGGGGAAGGGGAGTCCCTCAAAACAACGGTCATCCCAGCTGGGGGAACGGTAAAGCTCCCAGTCAAAACGTACGTTCTCGTCTCGAACATCCCAAAGGCATGGGAGATGCACGTGAGGAACAACGAAACGAGCATCGTACGGGCGGAGGTGTTCCTAAGGTTGCAGATATCAGTGCCGGGGTTCTCCGGAACAAAGGATGTAACGCTCAAGACGATTGACCAGACTGTAAAAACGGACATAATGGGCGAGATAAACCGGGCACTTTCCGAGGTCTGA
- a CDS encoding flippase-like domain-containing protein yields MNWKKILPFVASVLVIIALVWWAGTEGVLRVLGRTNVYYLLIAVLMYFGGIVTWAMRWHVIIKGLGIEVRFRDTLAALFIGVLFNNLTPGARGGGEAFRVYYLVKRSKGSYGQLFATVTADRILDLIPVMTMLLMAAVYVYSLGFTGLFAVILFLTLMLAGLTGLTTLIITSERRVRRILYMIFNLLARLIPSRIKKHEEKFNCLVDTNIPHFTEGLRVVVRDRKTFILSTFYSFLTWIFVVLRNYLVFLSLGYKIGLLAVVTVQMIATTVGIISVIPGGAGIIEAVTSGVYVALGVTREMAVTSSILDRMISFWLPLVLGAIIVTHLGLKPKES; encoded by the coding sequence ATGAACTGGAAAAAGATTCTGCCCTTCGTAGCAAGCGTCCTCGTCATCATTGCTCTCGTGTGGTGGGCCGGAACGGAGGGAGTGCTCCGGGTACTGGGACGAACCAACGTTTATTACCTCCTCATAGCCGTTCTCATGTACTTCGGGGGAATAGTCACGTGGGCCATGAGGTGGCACGTCATAATAAAGGGGCTCGGGATAGAGGTCCGGTTCAGGGATACGCTCGCGGCGCTCTTCATCGGTGTTCTTTTCAACAACCTAACCCCCGGGGCCAGGGGCGGCGGCGAGGCCTTTCGGGTGTATTACCTGGTTAAGCGCTCCAAGGGCAGCTACGGCCAGCTTTTTGCAACTGTCACGGCCGATAGGATACTGGATCTGATTCCGGTTATGACAATGCTCCTCATGGCGGCGGTCTACGTATACTCGCTCGGCTTCACGGGGCTCTTCGCCGTGATACTCTTCCTGACTCTTATGCTGGCTGGTCTAACTGGACTGACCACGCTGATCATAACGAGCGAACGCAGGGTCAGGAGAATACTCTACATGATATTCAACCTCCTGGCAAGGCTAATTCCGTCGAGGATCAAAAAGCACGAGGAGAAGTTTAACTGTTTGGTGGACACCAACATCCCCCATTTCACCGAGGGGCTCAGGGTGGTGGTCAGGGACAGGAAAACGTTCATACTCTCAACTTTCTACTCATTCCTGACGTGGATCTTCGTTGTGCTGAGAAATTACCTCGTCTTCCTTAGCCTCGGCTATAAAATAGGTCTCCTGGCAGTTGTCACCGTGCAGATGATAGCCACAACGGTTGGGATAATAAGCGTGATCCCCGGTGGGGCGGGGATAATCGAAGCCGTAACCTCGGGAGTCTACGTAGCCCTGGGGGTCACAAGAGAGATGGCAGTGACCTCGAGCATACTCGACAGGATGATATCATTCTGGCTCCCGCTGGTACTCGGGGCGATCATCGTAACCCACCTTGGCCTGAAACCGAAAGAGAGCTAG
- a CDS encoding NAD(+) kinase, with protein sequence MRFGIVARRDREAALKLAYRVYDFLKVSGYDVLVDRETFENLPEFEEGDVVPLEEFDVDFIIAIGGDGTILRIEHKTKKDFPILGINMGTLGFLTEVEPHETFFALSRLLEGDYWIDERMKLRTYLNGENSVPDALNEDAILTGVPGKIVHLKYYVDGGLADEVRSDGVIVSTPTGSTGYALSAGGPFVDPRLELFVIAPINPIALSSRPMVVPSSSEIEIVPLPPERGLILTVDGQFYTHLSPDTEIKIKKSPRKARFVRFSHEIYPRYPFRLKKRF encoded by the coding sequence ATGAGGTTCGGTATAGTTGCCAGAAGGGACAGGGAGGCCGCTCTAAAACTTGCCTACCGTGTTTATGACTTTCTGAAGGTTAGCGGCTACGATGTTCTGGTAGATAGGGAAACTTTTGAGAACCTCCCCGAGTTCGAGGAAGGTGATGTGGTTCCCCTTGAGGAGTTCGACGTCGATTTTATAATCGCGATCGGTGGGGACGGGACGATACTGAGGATCGAGCACAAGACGAAGAAGGACTTTCCGATCCTCGGCATAAACATGGGTACCTTGGGCTTTCTAACGGAGGTCGAGCCCCATGAGACTTTCTTCGCTTTGAGCCGTCTTCTGGAGGGGGATTACTGGATAGACGAAAGGATGAAGCTCAGGACGTATTTAAACGGTGAAAACTCCGTTCCCGATGCCCTCAATGAGGATGCAATCCTCACGGGCGTTCCAGGCAAGATAGTCCACCTCAAGTACTACGTTGATGGTGGTCTTGCCGATGAGGTGAGGTCCGATGGAGTTATCGTTTCGACCCCGACCGGTTCCACGGGCTACGCACTCTCCGCCGGAGGTCCCTTCGTCGATCCAAGGCTTGAGCTCTTCGTTATAGCCCCAATAAACCCCATAGCCCTCAGTTCCAGGCCTATGGTCGTGCCCTCCTCCAGTGAGATAGAGATCGTTCCCCTTCCCCCCGAGAGGGGGCTCATCCTTACGGTCGATGGTCAGTTCTACACCCATCTCAGCCCGGACACGGAGATCAAGATAAAGAAATCGCCGCGAAAAGCCCGCTTTGTTCGCTTTTCCCACGAGATTTATCCCAGGTATCCCTTCCGCCTCAAGAAGAGGTTCTAG